Proteins encoded together in one Chitinophagaceae bacterium window:
- a CDS encoding aldo/keto reductase: MNSKIILGTVQFGMNYGINNSTGQLTEDEVFNILDLVHKSNIHILDTAAAYGNSEKRIGNYNQSRLDKDFKIITKFNLKQGATPLESLENSLQNLKVDQVDTIMFHSFEDFRESSKKNIEKLIEQKGKKYLKLGISLYTNEQVDEICNHKLFEVVQLPFNALDNYNLRGKALEKLKANNIEIHTRSVFLQGLFFMSRNKIPLKLNPLKAYLEQLEIIAKKYRVEKAALALHYALSKTYIDGILIGVDSLNQMENNIKMLASRVPHQAFNEIDNIVVNESYLLNPAVWNH, translated from the coding sequence ATGAACAGTAAGATTATTTTAGGAACGGTTCAATTTGGAATGAACTACGGTATCAATAACAGTACCGGGCAATTGACTGAAGATGAAGTATTTAATATTCTTGATTTAGTTCATAAATCAAATATTCATATTCTGGATACAGCGGCAGCTTATGGGAATTCCGAAAAAAGAATAGGCAATTATAATCAATCTCGATTAGATAAAGATTTTAAAATTATTACCAAGTTTAATCTTAAGCAGGGAGCTACGCCTTTAGAATCACTTGAAAACTCTCTTCAAAATTTAAAAGTTGATCAAGTGGATACAATAATGTTCCATAGTTTTGAAGACTTTAGGGAATCAAGTAAAAAAAATATTGAAAAGTTAATAGAGCAAAAGGGTAAAAAGTATCTGAAATTAGGTATTTCACTATACACTAATGAGCAAGTCGACGAAATTTGCAATCATAAATTATTTGAAGTGGTTCAATTACCTTTTAATGCTTTAGATAATTACAACTTAAGAGGGAAAGCTTTAGAAAAGTTAAAAGCTAATAATATTGAAATTCATACCAGATCCGTTTTTCTTCAGGGTTTGTTTTTTATGAGTAGAAATAAAATTCCTTTAAAACTGAATCCCTTAAAAGCATACTTAGAACAATTAGAAATTATTGCGAAAAAGTATCGTGTTGAGAAAGCAGCATTGGCTCTACATTATGCTTTATCAAAAACTTATATTGATGGAATACTGATAGGTGTCGACTCTTTAAATCAAATGGAAAATAATATAAAAATGTTGGCTTCAAGAGTTCCTCATCAAGCCTTTAATGAAATTGATAATATTGTAGTAAATGAATCCTATTTATTAAACCCCGCAGTATGGAACCATTAA
- a CDS encoding N-acetyltransferase, producing MKVKTPIIETERLQLVPLGINHLSSVYVNWMNDPEVNAYLESGGDYTLDKLNEFLLNVEKSSILFWAIHIKENGKHIGNIKIDPINFRHKYGEYGIMMGEKKEWGKGYAKEASLSVIMYCFSKDIDLRKVNLGVRSNNESAVQLYKKLGFTVEGVYKKHVITKLGYDDILRMALFNPIYEQ from the coding sequence ATGAAAGTTAAGACTCCAATTATTGAAACTGAAAGACTCCAATTAGTTCCGCTTGGAATAAATCACCTTTCAAGTGTATATGTAAACTGGATGAATGATCCAGAAGTTAATGCATATTTAGAATCAGGTGGTGATTATACACTTGATAAGCTTAATGAATTTCTGCTCAATGTAGAGAAATCATCTATTTTATTTTGGGCTATTCATATTAAGGAAAATGGGAAGCACATTGGGAATATTAAAATTGACCCTATTAATTTCAGGCATAAATATGGTGAGTATGGAATAATGATGGGGGAGAAAAAGGAATGGGGAAAAGGCTATGCAAAAGAGGCTTCATTGTCCGTTATAATGTATTGTTTTTCTAAAGATATAGATTTAAGGAAGGTTAATTTAGGTGTTCGTAGTAACAATGAATCAGCGGTGCAGCTATATAAAAAGTTGGGGTTTACTGTTGAAGGCGTGTATAAAAAGCATGTAATAACAAAGTTAGGGTATGATGATATCTTAAGAATGGCCCTTTTTAATCCTATCTATGAACAGTAA
- the pseC gene encoding UDP-4-amino-4,6-dideoxy-N-acetyl-beta-L-altrosamine transaminase — MEVIPYGRQHITDEDVQAVVETLKSDYLTQGPRIAEFEEAFANYVGSKYAVAISNGTAALHLCALTLKVQEGDKVITTPITFAASANCIRYCGGEVVFADIDPDTYLLDLNIVKELLESSPKGTYKGIIPVDFAGRAVDLEAFRELADAHDLWIIEDSCHSPGGYFTDKHGAMQNCGNGQFAELAIFSFHPVKHIASGEGGMITTNNEELYNKLLKLRTHGITKDESEYQNSVEFAVGSSHASEHTTHKYPNWYMEMQELGYNYRITDFQCALGKSQLGRAAIGLERRREIASTYFKAFNGKPFIKGQSGVVEGHAYHLYVIEVEDRLGLYNFLREHNIYAQIHYIPCHLMPYYRQFGWKEGDMKNAEAYYQNCISLPMYPTLNNNELNFVISKVLSFYES; from the coding sequence ATGGAAGTAATTCCCTATGGCCGCCAACATATAACAGATGAAGACGTCCAAGCTGTAGTTGAAACGCTAAAGTCTGACTATCTAACTCAAGGGCCACGCATAGCAGAATTTGAAGAAGCTTTTGCAAATTATGTGGGGTCCAAATATGCAGTAGCCATCTCCAACGGTACAGCTGCACTTCATTTATGTGCGTTAACTTTAAAAGTGCAGGAAGGGGATAAGGTGATAACAACGCCAATTACTTTTGCAGCCTCCGCTAATTGCATTAGGTATTGTGGCGGTGAAGTTGTTTTTGCTGATATTGATCCTGACACCTATTTGCTTGACTTGAATATCGTGAAAGAATTGTTGGAGTCTTCGCCAAAAGGAACCTACAAAGGAATAATACCTGTAGATTTTGCGGGTCGAGCCGTTGATTTAGAAGCCTTTCGAGAATTAGCTGATGCACATGATCTTTGGATTATTGAAGACTCTTGCCACTCCCCAGGTGGATATTTTACTGATAAGCATGGAGCCATGCAAAATTGTGGGAACGGACAATTTGCCGAATTAGCTATCTTCTCTTTTCACCCGGTGAAGCATATTGCTTCTGGAGAAGGCGGAATGATCACAACCAATAATGAAGAGCTCTACAATAAGCTCCTCAAACTCCGAACACACGGAATTACTAAAGATGAGTCTGAGTACCAAAACTCAGTCGAATTTGCAGTTGGTTCCTCTCATGCCTCAGAACATACGACTCATAAGTATCCCAACTGGTATATGGAGATGCAAGAGCTTGGCTATAATTACCGCATCACCGATTTTCAGTGTGCTTTAGGGAAAAGTCAGCTTGGGCGAGCAGCAATAGGTTTAGAAAGGCGCCGAGAAATTGCATCAACTTATTTCAAAGCTTTTAATGGAAAACCATTCATTAAAGGTCAGTCGGGAGTAGTAGAAGGGCATGCATATCACTTGTATGTGATTGAAGTGGAAGATCGATTAGGCTTATATAATTTTCTGCGTGAGCACAACATTTACGCCCAGATCCACTACATTCCATGCCATTTAATGCCCTATTACCGTCAATTTGGTTGGAAAGAAGGTGATATGAAAAACGCAGAAGCTTATTATCAAAATTGTATTAGTTTGCCGATGTATCCAACTCTAAATAACAATGAGTTAAACTTTGTGATAAGTAAAGTATTATCATTTTATGAAAGTTAA